The following are encoded together in the Mycteria americana isolate JAX WOST 10 ecotype Jacksonville Zoo and Gardens chromosome 2, USCA_MyAme_1.0, whole genome shotgun sequence genome:
- the WIPF3 gene encoding WAS/WASL-interacting protein family member 3 isoform X1 produces MPVPPPPPPPPPPPPPPSGGPPPPPPLASSEVPKLRKEDQKARNALLADIQQGTRLRKVTQINDRSAPQIEKPKGTNRDGVNPAINKGSSQQPLGGLFAGGFPVLRPAGQRDMPAGRPGQLPGVRAAAPKPSAPPNSSAAKAGGNPSPPAEGPRAAVPPEPPSTSRAGAGAGPGRPSLPAPPPPPPASSKPALTFPPPPALPPPAERPPKGGTPNAAPPPPLPPPQADKPTKFPAGASHPPPPPPPPPPPPPLVPPCGFPGRTSDFSAAASSPPEGRDCPPPTPPPPPPPPPHTLTANRLSFPPSPAFSSALGSPDVPPPLPPKSPHLLSQFHKPSSIQSLPLPPTPGLPQPAAVAETRKKRAGRGAGTGAGKLVTPPQPPARSPTTELTSKSGVSAWATAHDPYPPLKNGNMHIIDDFESKFTFHSVEDFPPPDEFKPFQKIYPSKIPRDASKNPPLRTHVR; encoded by the exons ATGCctgtgccgccgccgccaccacctcctcctccaccgcCTCCACCACCTTCTGGAGGgccccctccaccaccacctctg GCAAGTTCAGAGGTACCAAAGTTGCGGAAGGAAGACCAAAAAGCACGAAACGCACTTTTAGCTGATATCCAGCAGGGAACTCGCTTAAGAAAAGTGACTCAAATCAATGACCGCAGTGCACCACAGATTGAAA AGCCCAAAGGAACGAACAGAGATGGAGTTAATCCAGCCATTAATAAAGGCAGCTCTCAGCAGCCTCTGGGAGGCTTGTTTGCTGGTGGCTTTCCTGTTCTCAGACCAGCAGGCCAGAGGGACATGCCAG CTGGGAGGCCTGGGCAGCTTCCTGGCGTCCGAGCAGCGGCTCCCAAGCCCTCCGCCCCACCGAACAGCAGCGCTGCAAAGGCCGGCGGTAACCCCTCGCCTCCAGCCGAAGGCCCAAGGGCAGCTGTCCCGCCggagccccccagcacctcccgagccggagccggagcgggcCCCGGGCGGCCCAGCCTGCCCGCCCCTCCTCCACCGCCCCCTGCTTCCAGCAAGCCCGCCCTcactttcccccctcctcccgctctcccccctccagccGAGCGCCCGCCCAAGGGGGGGACCCCCAACGCCGCTCctccgcccccgctccctcctccgCAGGCTGACAAACCCACGAAGTTTCCAGCAGGCGCTTCgcacccgccgccgcctcctcctcctcctcctccccccccgcccctcgtgCCCCCCTGCGGGTTTCCGGGCAGGACATCCGATTTCTCTGCTGCCGCTTCCTCTCCACCTGAGGGAAGGGACTGTCCCCCTCCCAcaccgccccccccgccgcctcctccgccacACACCCTGACCGCAAACAGGCTCTCCTTTCCACCCTCCCCAGCCTTCAGCAGCGCTCTCGGCAGTCCTGACGtgccccctccgctgccccccaaGTCTCCCCACTTGCTGTCACAGTTCCATAAGCCAAGCAGTATTCAGTCGCTGCCGCTTCCTCCCACCCCCGGCCTCCCTCAGCCCGCAGCGGTGGCCGAGACCAGGAAGAAGAGAGCGGGCCGAGGCGCAG GAACGGGTGCTGGGAAGCTAGTTACTCCTCCACAGCCACCAGCAAGATCACCAACAACTGAACTTACGAGCAAGTCTGGAGTCTCAGCCTGGGCTACAGCTCATGACCCCTACCCAccacttaaaaatggaaatatgcaCATCATTG ATGACTTTGAATCTAAATTTACTTTCCATTCTGTGGAAGATTTCCCCCCACCTGATGAATTCAAgccatttcagaaaatatatccCAGCAAGATACCTAGAG ATGCCTCTAAAAATCCTCCATTAAGAACACATGTGAGATGA
- the WIPF3 gene encoding WAS/WASL-interacting protein family member 3 isoform X2, whose product MVFPFFTASSEVPKLRKEDQKARNALLADIQQGTRLRKVTQINDRSAPQIEKPKGTNRDGVNPAINKGSSQQPLGGLFAGGFPVLRPAGQRDMPAGRPGQLPGVRAAAPKPSAPPNSSAAKAGGNPSPPAEGPRAAVPPEPPSTSRAGAGAGPGRPSLPAPPPPPPASSKPALTFPPPPALPPPAERPPKGGTPNAAPPPPLPPPQADKPTKFPAGASHPPPPPPPPPPPPPLVPPCGFPGRTSDFSAAASSPPEGRDCPPPTPPPPPPPPPHTLTANRLSFPPSPAFSSALGSPDVPPPLPPKSPHLLSQFHKPSSIQSLPLPPTPGLPQPAAVAETRKKRAGRGAGTGAGKLVTPPQPPARSPTTELTSKSGVSAWATAHDPYPPLKNGNMHIIDDFESKFTFHSVEDFPPPDEFKPFQKIYPSKIPRDASKNPPLRTHVR is encoded by the exons ATGGTATTTCCATTTTTCACA GCAAGTTCAGAGGTACCAAAGTTGCGGAAGGAAGACCAAAAAGCACGAAACGCACTTTTAGCTGATATCCAGCAGGGAACTCGCTTAAGAAAAGTGACTCAAATCAATGACCGCAGTGCACCACAGATTGAAA AGCCCAAAGGAACGAACAGAGATGGAGTTAATCCAGCCATTAATAAAGGCAGCTCTCAGCAGCCTCTGGGAGGCTTGTTTGCTGGTGGCTTTCCTGTTCTCAGACCAGCAGGCCAGAGGGACATGCCAG CTGGGAGGCCTGGGCAGCTTCCTGGCGTCCGAGCAGCGGCTCCCAAGCCCTCCGCCCCACCGAACAGCAGCGCTGCAAAGGCCGGCGGTAACCCCTCGCCTCCAGCCGAAGGCCCAAGGGCAGCTGTCCCGCCggagccccccagcacctcccgagccggagccggagcgggcCCCGGGCGGCCCAGCCTGCCCGCCCCTCCTCCACCGCCCCCTGCTTCCAGCAAGCCCGCCCTcactttcccccctcctcccgctctcccccctccagccGAGCGCCCGCCCAAGGGGGGGACCCCCAACGCCGCTCctccgcccccgctccctcctccgCAGGCTGACAAACCCACGAAGTTTCCAGCAGGCGCTTCgcacccgccgccgcctcctcctcctcctcctccccccccgcccctcgtgCCCCCCTGCGGGTTTCCGGGCAGGACATCCGATTTCTCTGCTGCCGCTTCCTCTCCACCTGAGGGAAGGGACTGTCCCCCTCCCAcaccgccccccccgccgcctcctccgccacACACCCTGACCGCAAACAGGCTCTCCTTTCCACCCTCCCCAGCCTTCAGCAGCGCTCTCGGCAGTCCTGACGtgccccctccgctgccccccaaGTCTCCCCACTTGCTGTCACAGTTCCATAAGCCAAGCAGTATTCAGTCGCTGCCGCTTCCTCCCACCCCCGGCCTCCCTCAGCCCGCAGCGGTGGCCGAGACCAGGAAGAAGAGAGCGGGCCGAGGCGCAG GAACGGGTGCTGGGAAGCTAGTTACTCCTCCACAGCCACCAGCAAGATCACCAACAACTGAACTTACGAGCAAGTCTGGAGTCTCAGCCTGGGCTACAGCTCATGACCCCTACCCAccacttaaaaatggaaatatgcaCATCATTG ATGACTTTGAATCTAAATTTACTTTCCATTCTGTGGAAGATTTCCCCCCACCTGATGAATTCAAgccatttcagaaaatatatccCAGCAAGATACCTAGAG ATGCCTCTAAAAATCCTCCATTAAGAACACATGTGAGATGA